GTGTGTTCCATTGCGCCGTGCTCTTCAAGCTTGCGTACAACGTTGGCGATGGTGGACTGCTTCTGACCAATAGCAACGTAAACGCACTTAATGCCTGTACCTTTCTGGTTAATAATCGCATCAACAGCCAGAGCGGTTTTACCGGTCTGACGGTCACCGATCACAAGCTCACGCTGGCCCCTACCAATAGGCACCATCGAGTCAACCGATTTATAACCGGTTTGAACCGGCTCATCCACTGATTGGCGGGCAATTACACCCGGCGCGACTTTTTCGATAGGTGAGCTTGCCGAGGCTTCCAGAGGCCCTTTGCCATCAACCGGATTACCCAGTGCATCCACCACACGACCCAGTAGCTCTTTACCCACCGGAACTTCGAGAATTCGACCCGTACACTGAACACTCTGGCCTTCCGCCAGATGACCGTAGTCGCCTAATACAACAGCACCTACAGAGTCCTGCTCCAGGTTAAGAGCCATGCCGTATACGCCACCAGAGAATTTGATCATTTCCCCGTACATGACGTCGGCCAGACCATGGATACGAACGATACCGTCGGTCACACTGACAATGGTACCTTCGTTTTGTGCTTCACTGGACACATCAAGTTGCGCAATGCGGCTTTTGATGATGTCACTGACCTCGGAAGGATTCAGTTGCATAGCTTACCTGCCAAATTTGTAGCTATTAAAACCAGCTATTTTTCAGCTCCAGACCGTTAACCAAAGACTGAGTAGCCATTGAAATAGCTAAAAAATAACTATGAAATCATTGCATCAGCCAACTTGGTCAGGCGGGCACGAACACTGCCATCGATCACCAGATCGCCAGCTTTTACGATCACCCCGCCTACCAGTTCGCTGTCTATTTTTGTGTGCATCCGAACACTACGGCCCAGACGCTCTTCAACTTTCTTGGCGATCTTCTCTTCCTGAGACTCCGTCAGAGGGAACGCTGAAGTCACGACTACATCCTGATAACTCTGATCTTGTGATTTCATCTGTTCAAACAGCGCATCAATGTGCGGTAACAGAGAAATACGTTTTTTATTAGTAAGAATCTTGATGTAATTTTCGACTTCAACCGTAAGGCTGCCTTCACACAACTGGATAAAGGCCCCTGCCTTCATGTCACCGTTTGTTGATGGATCTTTCAATATCCGGTCAACGGCCTCACGCCGCGAGACACTGGCACACAGTGTCAGCATCTGGGACCACTCATCCAGCTGACCCAGTTCTTTGGCCAGCTTGAATGCAGCTTTAGCGTAGGGACGGGCACATGTGGTCAATTCCATGGGTAACCCTCTTTATAATTCCGCAACCAGATCGTCAACCAGACGGCTATTGGCGGACTCATCCAGATTTTCGCCAAGAATCCGTTCAGCACCAGCAACGGCCAAAACGGCTACCTGAGCACGCAAAGCTTCACGAGCCCGGTTAAGTTCCTGTTCAATATCAGCCTGAGCAGCCGCTTTGACTCTTTCAGCTTCTTCTCTGGCCTGTTCTTTAGCTTCATCAACAATCTGACCTGCTCGTTTGTTAG
Above is a window of Endozoicomonas montiporae CL-33 DNA encoding:
- a CDS encoding F0F1 ATP synthase subunit delta, with protein sequence MELTTCARPYAKAAFKLAKELGQLDEWSQMLTLCASVSRREAVDRILKDPSTNGDMKAGAFIQLCEGSLTVEVENYIKILTNKKRISLLPHIDALFEQMKSQDQSYQDVVVTSAFPLTESQEEKIAKKVEERLGRSVRMHTKIDSELVGGVIVKAGDLVIDGSVRARLTKLADAMIS
- a CDS encoding F0F1 ATP synthase subunit B, giving the protein MNINATIIGQSIAFAVFVWFCMKYVWPPIMQILNTRKKEIADGLAAAARGSEELEVAQQKVTEQLQEAREQAQEIIDLANKRAGQIVDEAKEQAREEAERVKAAAQADIEQELNRAREALRAQVAVLAVAGAERILGENLDESANSRLVDDLVAEL